The nucleotide sequence atgcatgcctttcgtcacccactcctctgcccagcagcccaatggaagagcTTACTCCCTCCCATGATTGGAGTGCTGGGGtcactcccctctctttctccctcccctctgggGTAAAGTGGGGCAGTGGTGCATGGGATTTGGTCTCTGGGAAGGAAGGGGCATGGCACAtggcctctaaaaggttcactatcactggctTATAATAAAGACAATTGTACCAAAAAAAGTGACTAAATTCCCACTCAGTAAGCAGATAGTGTTCTTGACACACAATATCAGAGCCAGGATTACAAATGAGGCAATCCTAATGCCTAGATCATGACTCTGCAATAAGACCTCCATTAGGAAGTAGATATAGGGTCCCATAGAAAGAATTGCTTACCACTGGAATTCTTAAAGACGGTCTCTAACTTAAAGCTTTTGACCTCTTTTGGTGGTTCTTCCACTTCCACATGGTTGCCAACTTCTGTTACTATCTCTGGGTTCTCACAGTCAGTGTTCTCCTTGGATTCAACTTTCCCCTTTAGAAGACCCTCTGCCATTTCTAGGACATCAAGCGGTGCAATGGCTGTCCATGGACTCATCAGGGCATCCATCTCCTCATAAAATGGGCAGGTCTCTGGGGTGTGGCCACTTCTTGCTTTTCGGTAGTGTGTCTGAAGGTTTTTGAATCTGTAACGACATTGTTCCAAAGTCCGGAGGAAGCCACATTCACGAAGTCGCTGAGCTACAATCCTGTACACTTGACGGTTCCGATGACAGGTCCGAAGTTTTTCATAAATACGAGGTTCACCGAGAATCCCCAGAAAAATCTTGGTTTCTTCATAACCCCAGTGTACTCCTAGAGAAAAGTTGAGACCTGTCAAACAAGATCTGTATATTGTGTGGTCTGTTAGATGAAGAAGTTTTCAGAACATCCCTCCCCCGACACCAATTCCTCCCTAATCAATCAAATTGTAGTTGTTACCTGAGATTAGACTTTTGTTAGCCTATCTAAAACATGAATTTGTTTTTACTTACATAAATTATTCTGATGTAATGGGTGTTCTGATTAGTCCTATGAACCAGGGCTCTTGAACATATGTATAATCTTGGTACACATGCCTTCCAACTACCTACTATTATAATGCCCTGATTCTATAGCACTTTTGAAATACAAGATTAGGATGAGAATATATCACCAATTCCATGAAAATTTAGGAATTCTCAACTTCTGCTCTCAATATAGTCTTACCTGTGGCACTCCGAAACAGGGTTTGGGTACCAGGGCTTTCAGACGGTTCATCATTGCCCAATTCCTCACCATCAGAATCCTCTGTTATAGCTCCTGAATGCAGTTCTTCCAAAGATGCTGCTGGATGGCCCAGGTCCAGCTCCCTGGACCCACCCTCTAGCACAACCCCTGCCATTGCTATCTCTTCATGTTCCCAATTATCCCTCTCCAGTTCTTCACTTTCAATATCATGGTCTCCCTGCCCAAGATCCCCTTCCACCTCTGGAGCAGTGACAGCAACACGAGGGCTCATCAGAGCATCCATTTCCTCATAGAAGGGGCAGGTTCCTGGGGTGTGGGTGCTTCTTGCTTTACGGTAGTTTGTCTGAAGGTTTTTAAATCTATATCGACATTGTTCCAGAGTCCGGAGGAAGCCTCGTTCACGAAGTCGCTCAGCTACAATCCGGTATACCTGACGGTTCCTGTGACAAGTTCGGAGTTTTTCATAAATCCAAGACTCACTAAGAATCCCTAGGAAAATTTTGGTTTCCTCATAGCCCCAGTGTACACCAGCCACCTTTTCATCATCCAAGCCCTGATGCTCCAGCTCTTCCCagtgtttgatttttttcattactgGTGCCTGACCAATTTTTGTTCGTTCTCCAACCATTTGAGGATCTCGTgagttttccttctctttacagCCTTGAAGATCTGGGTTCTGCAGTTTCCCCCCTTGCTCTAATTGGGAGATCATGTTGGTTCTGGGAATTGGAAATCCTGTTCACAAGGAAGCAAACAGAGAACATAGTGGTTTGCACTAACCAAGAACTTATGGGATTTTAAAATGTCCTCTGTACCAagatgagaggagggaaaggttgcctctttgttattttgtttatGGCTCAAAGAAAACACTATCAAAGTTCTAAGGAGATGAGCCCTACTGAAGCACAGTAACTTACAAGTCTAACAAGGAAGAGTGTTCTTACTCTGTGAGACTCCATTCTCATCATTCTCCTGAGTTTGATCTTGGCAGAGGTCCTGTGGAGCTGAATCCAACTGCCCTTGTGCCTCCTGAGAGAAGTATATGGCCACATCTCCAAAAGTCACCAGCtcctgaaaaaaggaaaaaaattgtccCATTCTGAAGTGACTgattctagaaaaaataaaattgccctgttcagaagcaaaaaaattcatttccaattCTGAGTGTGCCAAACCTGTTGGATGAAAGAAACACACAAGGAATGAAGAAGCATAAAGTAATTTAAAGCAATCATGCAAATGTATATAAGCCCAGGACTTAAGCAGTCAGTTtggtgaaataaaaattttcataaaaAGCAAGAACATGTTCCTTAGCCTTGATCCTGATTTTTAGGATACCAATATTTATGTAATAAAGTTCAGGAATTTTTAAGCCTATTTTCTAGGACAGTTGGGTTTGTCTGCTAGATATGGGTGGGGTAGGACTGGGGGAGGTGGGATGGAGGGAAACTGGAGCAATATTCCTCATGGTTTAAACAGTTCTAGGTAGAGGGAATGGTATATGACCATATTCAAATAGCAGTGATAGGACAAAGAGGAAAGAACTGCTCACCTGGGACCTGCCCACCATCTCTTGGTTACCACTACTTGCCTCCACAGGAAGATCAAGGACCTGAGAAGCAGATAGagctaaaggaaaaaagaatcattAGATTCTGTTTCCGATCCCTTTTATATGGCAACACACCCAGATGAGTTTAAAAAGGAGATAAACTGGTTCTGTTATTGCTTTTTTGTCAAAGGgtgaaaaaagtgaaatgagataCAATATGGATTTTGCCCTTTCATTTCCAAccatattttttctagctctgtgacacaCTGGGTCACTTGAATAGTTTTGCAATACAGACTGAGAATTATAGCATTTGAGGATCCAAGTTTATCATTAGACTCTGTCACTAACCAGGCCTGGTTTCCTTGCCCACCCTTATCTACTGGGACTACATAACTGTTACCACCCTTCCCCTTCCAACTCCCACTTCCCTCTCCCAATTCAGGATCTATACAATGACATCACAAGATCGAAGAATAGCTTTTCCTTTTTAACCAGCTGTATAGgtctccaaaattattttctatgcTAGTTTGTACATGATCCGGTCCAAATGGCAGAAAAATATTCCCATGTGATTTCTGCTCTCAAGGCTATCCAGGTTTTCACAACTCCACAAACCTCCAGAAAatgttccctttttccttctagtTACTTACCACTTTGCTGAAGGGAATGGGGCTCTATCTTAGGATCACAGCTCAGCTCTTTCTCTGGTTCTAGGTGTAATTTCTCTGCGTTCTCCTGGAATGTACATTTGGATTTTGTCTGTGTTTGCTTCAGGTGGTTACTTAGTGAATTGGGTACTGATTCTGCAGTTGTTACCATCTCTGTGAGTACTTCCTGCCCTTTCATAACGACTGGGACCTAGGAAAAGCCCACAATTCCTGTCACTGCAAAGCCTGCTAAAAGTGGGCAGAATCTTGTAAGTTAAAATATAACCATCCAAACTATTCTATGTTGGATTCCctaagacaaaaatagaaaaccAAACTTGTTCCAATTCCTTAAATTCTCAGTGAATAATACAGAGATGTTCAATGGCAGCTCCAACAATTTCTGCTCCAATCAGATTCAGCACTAAGGTGCCATTCAACTTATCTAACCCATCCTTCTGACATCACTTCTACTTGTCCTGAGATACTAGCTATTCCTACTAAGCACTCCTTAAATAGTCATACCAATAATAGTAAAATGATTTGCAGGAATACCAGTGGAACTCAGTGTTTTCACTATActtaggtattattatccccattttacagatggggaaactgacacagacagagattaagtgacttgcccagggtcatagctagtaagtgtctgaggcagggttggaactcaggtcttctgagtcCAAGTCTAGCACACTATTTGCTAAGCTGCTTAACTgctcttttaagtttttttcttcaagatAACTATGGCAGAAGCTGTCATTTATATTGTTATCCCTAAGAAATGGACTCCTTGCCATTTATAAAGTTCTCTTccttcaatttaatataatatttgtgaATGTGAAAACCTTCCATAAAATCCTACTGTGATGTTTCATGGTGCCAAGGAAGTTACTCTGATTTCCTAAAGATCATGGAAGTGAAAAGAATAAGCTCTGGCAGGGTAAGTTCTACTAGGCTGGAAAAGCTTGACAGATGATTCCTGCAATTGGCCATCATCTATTTTCACAGGCCCAAATTAGCTAAATGTGTAAAGGTTTATTGCTAATAGGCTGGCCATttgataataaattcttttttccatgaccacctatgaaacaaagaaatataaaagagctCTGCTACTTTGGTGCCCTCCTTCAATAGTGATGATAGCAAAGCAGCATAAAAAGGAGCATGGAGGGAGTACTAAGAAGCACAGTCTTTAGATTTTAAACCTTAACTATAGATATTCTAAATGTGAAATCTTTTTTTGTCCAGTGACAAGTGAATGGTCATATTCCTGGAGGAACTAGATCATGACAATCTTGACATTCCCAGTATCAAGGAAATAAGACAAACGGAAATTGTAGTTGAAAGGAAGGCTTGTGTATAAATTTTCCTTAGAGAGATAAGTAAAGAAGTTGGCAGAATTGCTTTTATCATGCATccaaaggaaacaagaaacatcatttcatggagCATTTGATCATTCATTTTTGCAGCAATCATAATGAGCATTTGTAAAAAGATCACCATGATAATAATTGCAGCTTATGTACCAACATCTGTTGCAAAGgataaggaagaagaggaaaggtaGATTTGTTCAGACACAGATTTTTGATATTCAGTGAAGCAAAAAGTTAGATGTATATTTGCTTAATGGTATTGCTATCGTCATGTAGGATGTCTAGTACAAACTCCAACTGAAAGAAGGATATCCTACAGATAATGAAGTCCACCAGGTGTTCCAGTTTGTGGATGATTATATAAAACCTAGGAACATTGCAAAAGCCtcctaaataaaaaaacaagatcCATAATTACTAAAAAGTGTTTggcctaataattagagaaatgcaaatcaaaataactctgaggtatcaactcacacctagcagattggctaaaatgatagcaggggagagtaatgaatgttggaggggatgtggcaaaattgaaacattaatgcattgctggtggagtggtgaactaatccaaccattctggatggcaatttggaactatgctcaaagggctataaaagaatgcctgccctttgatccagccatagcattgctgagtttgtaccccaaagagatcatagataaacagacctgtacaaaaatatttatagccatactttttgtggtggcaaaaaactggaaaatgaggttatgcccttcaattggggaatggctgaacaaattgtggtatatgctggtgatggaatactattgtgcacaaaggaatagtgaactggaaagacctccaggaattgatgcagagtgaaaggagcagagccagaagaacattgtacacagagaccaatacattgcggtaaaattgaatgtaatggacttctgtactagcagcaatgcaatgacccaggacaattctgagggatttatggaaaagaacgctacccacattcagaggaagaactataggagtggaaacacagaagaaaaagaactgctttaacacatgggttgaggcggacatgattggggatgtagacttgaaacaaccacccaatgcaactatcaacaatttgaaaataggttttgatcgatgacacatattaaaatcagtggaaatgcacgttggctatgttgggggaggtgaaggggaaagtaagaacatgaatcatgtaactatggataacttttctaaaaaataaaaattatttctaaaaaagtGTTTGGCCCAACacaagaaaaaccaaatggatgaagaataccTATTGTCCAGACAATAACATATAACCAAATTGAAAACAATAAATGTGCTCCATCAATGCAATACATCttaaaaaaacactgaaaatggACAAAGAGCTTGTCCCAGAATTGAACAGGAATAGGAAGAGTAGTCTAGATTGCAACTAGGAAACTGGGCAATTCTTTTAATGACTCATGCtcctcccccaaaaaaagacTGTTCTGGTGTTGTATGTATGAGTCGTGGAATACcagtctccagagaatgaaaGTTGCAAGTCACCTAAAGAGCCATGAAGAGACCTGGTAGATATAAGCATTCTGCAAAGTATTACCAGTGAAGAATTGCCCAAGATAAGCagtaaaaaaagatttcataatGAAATGTGTGACTAGGAAAAGAGACAAGCAAGCCATAAGTAAGTAAGAACAAAGGATAACCAATGGGCCATTCATCTACTCTGGTATACCTGCAATATCAAGAGATATAGCAAAAAATTCTCAGTAGAACCTACTAAGTAGACCCCACCGTGGAAGACATGAACAAGGGTATCACAGAATATAAGGCAGGGTTAGGTTGTGATCTGCACCACTGAAGAGAGGACTCACATCAATGAATTCACAGATTCACTGAATTATTTGTAAGACATTTCTAGGCATTCTAGGCactgatgaaataaaaatgaaacaacatcTGCTTCAAGTAGTATTTTCATTGGTAACAGTGGAATTCGGGTCCTTTCAAGATAGTTTCCCATTCCTTAGCAGACAGCAAGAAAGATGTCAGGAAAATTCTATGTATTCCCTGGTCATATTCTTTGAACACTGCAAGAGAAACTGCCAGCCAAGCATCAAAATTACCCCAGTGAACATGAAACAGTAATGTACCATGTTTTACCCACATTGCCTCCATCTGAAGACTGTAGCTCACTTAGCtctattttcataaaataaaagtatCTCAATTCTCACCTTCATCGCTGATCTGCCAGGTTCTCTTTGCAAATTTTCCACCAGGGTCACCGCCTCCTCTCCATTCTCTGGATGCTGTTCTCTAACCCAGGTCTGGATTTCTCTAGGAAGAACAGTCAGGAACTGCTCAAGCACCAGCAGCTCCAGAATCTGCTCTTTTGTGCATTTCTCTGGTCTCAACCACTGATGACAGAGTTCACGGAGCTGGTTCAAAGCTTCCCGTGGTCCTGCTGCCTCCTGGTAGTGGAACTGCCAGAAACGCTGACAGGAAGCCTCAGGGCCATAGTCATTGCTATGAAGGAAAGATTTCTGATGCCAGTGGGAATCATCTTCCAATTTCACTATTAGAAACCCATCTTGTGTTCGAGAAGCCTGAACCTGGGGGTCCAAAACTACAGCCATTGTCCAGTTTAAGAAGAGGTTTTGTTCTTATTGTCagatctcttccttttttgtccTGGCAAGGTAACTCTTGCCTCTGGCTAGGCACCACTGAGAGAAACTCTTCCAGAGGGCTCTAGGTACAGAGAGACACACAATAGCATCAACAGATGTTACCTGAGGAATATTAATCTATCCCACATCCCTGGAGAACAGCATATAATTTCTCCTCGTTTCCTCCTCTCCCAGCCCTCTTCAACAGAGAAAGACCAGTCTCTACCTTTCCCTCCATTATGATAGCTTAGTCATGTTCATCCAGAACTACCAATTAGAACCCCAAATAACTTTGAGATGACATACAAGACAGCACCATGGAGAGCAGCACCTAAACGGGGAGGTGGATTTTAGGAAAGACTAGGCTCTCTAGATCCTAGTTAACCGGTAGGCAGATTATTTGCCCAAGCTTCTCTGTAACCTGTTCTTGGGTCTCGGGCTTTTGTGAATGAGTCAATAAATCATTGATTTGTAATGCTGAAAAAGATTTTTGGAAACAGCGTGGTGTGATAAGAAAAGTTTGTCAGAAGTcgtcaagtgatttgcttaaggccCCATAAATAAATTATGGACTCTAGGTTTAAACTTGTATTAGGTGATTCAAACTCGACAGTTCTAACAGAGAAAGGTTTCTTTGGTTAACATGTGCCCAGTCTTTCGTTGGAAGATCTATGGTGTACACTTGGGACCACTTCTTTCTGAGCCCGTCAGCTAACTGAAGAAGTTTGAAGCCTACGTAAAATACGCAGAAGGCTTACGGACACGCCACGGCCGCAGGACGAAccactgggaaaagaaaaaaggggtggggggacgGGGGGCGGCAGCCTTGGAGGTTTTGAAAGCCAGGAAGCGAGGGCCAGGAGGGCTGCTGCCTCCGGGAACCCTCCCTGCCCAGAACCGGAGAGTTTCGGAGCTTGCCTCATGAGAAGCccacctccccttccctccccttgaAGCCTGAAGGCCCCGGACAGTGTCAGAGCGGCCCGAGCAGCATCCAGCCTTCACTGACCCGGCCCCCTCCCCATGCTGCTGACGGAGTCCCACACCGCTCGGGGAGATCTGCTCACTCCCGAGGGACGCCAGCTCTTCGGGGAGCCCGCGATCCCCTCGGCCTACTCGCCAGCCCCTCACACAGCCTCAGTTTAAGGCTCCGAGCAGACAGAAGGACACAGCCCCCGCAACACAGGAAGCGGAAATGCAGGCCCTGAAACAAGGGTCCCCGGCGGAATCAAAGCAACTACATCTCCCAAAGGCCTTCACGTGCACTCGCCGCAAGACTAGCCAATAGAAAAAGAGTGACGTCAAGTGCGCTTTAGTCCAGACCTATCATCGGAGGAGAAGGTTCCCAGGTACCTAGCAGGTCGTTTCGCTGCCGGGTCCGTTAGGGTGGTCCGTCGCCCCGTGACTTTTCCCTCGGCTGACCCCGCTGGAGTTTAGAGCGGCGGCCCCAGTAGGGGGCGAGGTCGGCCTGGCCTGGCCTGGTCCTCTAAGTGGAGTCCAGACCTGACAGCGGTGGCCCGGAGAGCGAGAGCCCCGCCCAGTAACGGTTTCATTCATTCGTTAGTTCGACTGACTGTGGTTCGGCGCCGCTACGAGCGAGGCCAGCGTGTCTGTCCTCTGGCCTGGCCCGGCCGGAGACGTGTGTGTGCTTCTAGAGGCAGCCGACTGCAGTGGAAAGCGCCTCTGACCTGAAGACGGAACAGCTGTATTCGAATGCCACGAACTCGCGGTGTGaccacgggcaagtcacttcacttccctggcctctgtttccttgtctgtaaaatgaaggagttggactacaTGCTCTTTGAGATGTCTACTCCTAGGACTCCAGGTGGAATGCTTGAGGGAGGTGCCGCTGCCGCCTCTAGTGAAGCCTAGCCCTCACCATGTGGCTCAGaccgagagaaagagagagcggAAAAAAAGGAGATATAATAAGACCTTACAGAAACTGGCAGGTTGGCCAGGTGCCAAGATCACTAGCCTGGGACCCAGGAGACCTGAACTCTAATCCTGACTGCCATTAACTTACTGTCGCCTTGACTGGGATCTTTTTACCTCTCTAAGCTTGTTTCCGCACATGATAAGGGTACATTGAGGCCTGTCACGACCTATTTCACTGGGCAGTtagtgagataatgtatgtgaaagtGATTTGAAAACTGTGAAGGTATAAGTATTAGAGGATGCAAAgctgctgaactttttttttcttttcctccttttcctgttGCAAGCCCAGGGCTCCTATCTTTTGGTTCCCATCCCTACCATTTCTGTGCACTTAAAGAAGGGGAGTGGTAAGGGACAGGGCTCTGCACAGGTGCTAAGTGCTTGTGATTATGGTTATTCATCCTGCATCCTCAGTGACCTTCTTTACTAGTATGTGAGGGGTTGGCCTTGGTG is from Gracilinanus agilis isolate LMUSP501 chromosome 2, AgileGrace, whole genome shotgun sequence and encodes:
- the LOC123234235 gene encoding zinc finger and SCAN domain-containing protein 29-like; protein product: MAVVLDPQVQASRTQDGFLIVKLEDDSHWHQKSFLHSNDYGPEASCQRFWQFHYQEAAGPREALNQLRELCHQWLRPEKCTKEQILELLVLEQFLTVLPREIQTWVREQHPENGEEAVTLVENLQREPGRSAMKELVTFGDVAIYFSQEAQGQLDSAPQDLCQDQTQENDENGVSQRFPIPRTNMISQLEQGGKLQNPDLQGCKEKENSRDPQMVGERTKIGQAPVMKKIKHWEELEHQGLDDEKVAGVHWGYEETKIFLGILSESWIYEKLRTCHRNRQVYRIVAERLRERGFLRTLEQCRYRFKNLQTNYRKARSTHTPGTCPFYEEMDALMSPRVAVTAPEVEGDLGQGDHDIESEELERDNWEHEEIAMAGVVLEGGSRELDLGHPAASLEELHSGAITEDSDGEELGNDEPSESPGTQTLFRSATGVHWGYEETKIFLGILGEPRIYEKLRTCHRNRQVYRIVAQRLRECGFLRTLEQCRYRFKNLQTHYRKARSGHTPETCPFYEEMDALMSPWTAIAPLDVLEMAEGLLKGKVESKENTDCENPEIVTEVGNHVEVEEPPKEVKSFKLETVFKNSSELPIPKPDSNPKSEVGEELQNVNFHDFKEIQRTSHTDFEMTSKNEKNPSQEISEEVELHATSLESSKGNASHYLNWKKAQEGEYRSERQWEMLPGEGQGPPSPQERNLGNFIGLQGTYIGENPNTCSECGKNFSQSSHLAVHRLAHIGEKKLHDCEECGKTFSRSSHLICHQRIHTGEKPYKCPECGKGFSDHSNLTAHQRIHTGEKPYKCSECWKSFNQSSSLIMHQRIHTGEKPHKCSECGKSFTNSSHFNAHWRTHTGEKPYQCPECGKRFSKSSTLTSHQRIHTGEKPYECLECGKSFSDRSNLITHRRIHTGERPYKCGECGKSFNQSSSLIIHQRIHTGEKPYECNECGRRFNNSSHFSAHRRTHVGEKH